From Staphylococcus delphini, one genomic window encodes:
- a CDS encoding restriction endonuclease subunit S has translation MTDLKRNVPELRFPEFEDEWRIITLGEATTKIGSGKTPLGGSSVYLNNGIPFLRSQNVQYGILDLSELVYIDENTDENMKNSRTYYGDILLNITGASIGRSTVNTIKEGYANLNQHVCIIRLKEHYNYNFIGQFIISPKGQKRIFMAQSGGSREGLNFNEISKIKFNLPDEVEEQQKIGDFFSKLDRQIELEEEKLALLVEQKKGYMQKIFSQKLRFKDENGEEYPAWEEKELGDISNKGVYGIGATATEFDGENVYVRITDINEVSRKLNQDQFTSPDRIDKKYLLKENDILFARTGASTGKSYIHRDFDLDKKYYFAGFLIKFEIKEGNMADFIYHNTLTKQFENWVSVMSVRSGQPGINSEEYAKFKFSLPIILEQQKIGNFFSKLDRQIEIQSQKIDLLKQRKQGFLQKMFV, from the coding sequence ATGACTGATTTAAAGAGAAATGTCCCAGAGTTACGATTTCCTGAGTTTGAAGATGAGTGGAGAATTATAACTTTAGGTGAAGCTACAACAAAGATAGGTAGTGGAAAAACGCCATTGGGTGGTAGTTCAGTGTATCTAAATAATGGAATCCCATTTCTTAGAAGTCAAAACGTGCAGTATGGAATATTGGATTTAAGCGAATTGGTTTATATTGATGAAAATACAGATGAAAATATGAAAAATAGTAGAACTTATTATGGAGATATTTTATTGAATATTACAGGCGCTTCCATTGGTAGAAGTACAGTGAACACAATAAAAGAAGGTTATGCTAATTTAAATCAACATGTGTGTATAATAAGGTTAAAAGAACATTACAACTATAATTTTATAGGCCAGTTTATAATATCACCAAAGGGACAAAAAAGGATATTTATGGCACAAAGTGGTGGTAGCAGAGAAGGACTGAACTTTAATGAAATCAGTAAAATAAAGTTTAACTTACCAGATGAGGTAGAAGAACAACAAAAGATTGGCGATTTCTTCAGTAAACTTGATCGACAAATTGAGTTAGAGGAAGAAAAATTAGCTTTGTTAGTAGAACAGAAAAAAGGCTATATGCAAAAGATTTTCTCACAGAAACTTCGGTTTAAAGATGAAAATGGAGAAGAATATCCAGCGTGGGAAGAGAAGGAACTAGGGGATATAAGCAATAAAGGGGTGTACGGTATTGGAGCGACAGCAACCGAATTTGATGGGGAAAATGTATATGTGAGAATAACTGATATTAATGAAGTAAGTAGGAAACTTAATCAAGATCAATTTACTTCTCCAGACCGAATTGATAAAAAATACTTACTTAAGGAAAATGATATTTTATTTGCAAGAACAGGTGCCAGTACAGGAAAGTCATATATCCATAGAGATTTTGATTTAGATAAAAAGTATTATTTCGCAGGCTTCCTCATAAAATTTGAAATCAAGGAAGGAAATATGGCCGATTTCATATACCATAACACGTTAACAAAACAATTCGAAAACTGGGTATCAGTCATGTCGGTTAGATCAGGGCAGCCAGGAATTAACAGTGAAGAATACGCGAAATTTAAATTTTCTTTACCAATAATACTTGAACAACAAAAAATAGGTAATTTCTTCAGTAAGCTGGATCGACAAATCGAAATCCAATCTCAAAAAATCGACCTTTTAAAACAACGTAAACAAGGCTTCTTACAAAAGATGTTCGTGTAA